Proteins encoded within one genomic window of Couchioplanes caeruleus:
- a CDS encoding IS5 family transposase: MTFYLVGGAGASTASVVSADHLPSNRARLYPSDTSDAEWQVIAPLIPAGQPSRRGGRRPVHSRRDIVDAIRYLAHNGCVWRALPADFPPWQTVYDYHARWSTDGTVNRLHNTLRDQVRTAAGREPEPSAAIIDSQSVRAAETVARASRGYDAGKRVNGRKRHIAVDTIGLLLVVAVSAASVQDRQAGRVLLWAVHTVCRKVTMTWADSGYSGTLVDFAAALGVTVTIVAKLAGQFGFHVLPRRWVVERTLSWISRCRRTVRDYERLPEHHAAIVQWSMIIIMSRRLARHHRP; this comes from the coding sequence ATGACTTTCTACCTGGTCGGCGGCGCCGGCGCATCCACCGCCTCTGTCGTGTCCGCCGATCACCTGCCCAGCAACCGTGCCCGTCTTTATCCGTCGGACACCAGCGACGCGGAATGGCAGGTCATCGCCCCGCTGATCCCGGCTGGACAGCCGAGCCGTCGCGGCGGGCGCCGGCCGGTGCATTCACGCCGCGACATCGTCGACGCGATCCGCTACCTCGCCCACAACGGCTGCGTCTGGCGGGCCTTACCCGCCGATTTCCCGCCCTGGCAGACCGTCTACGACTACCACGCCCGCTGGAGCACCGACGGCACCGTCAACCGCCTGCACAACACCCTGCGCGACCAGGTCCGCACCGCAGCCGGCCGCGAACCCGAGCCGAGCGCAGCCATCATCGACTCACAGTCGGTGCGCGCGGCCGAGACCGTCGCCCGGGCCAGCCGCGGCTACGACGCCGGCAAGAGGGTCAACGGCCGTAAACGCCACATCGCCGTGGACACCATCGGGCTGCTGCTCGTCGTCGCGGTCAGCGCCGCCTCGGTGCAGGACCGCCAAGCCGGCCGCGTCCTGCTCTGGGCCGTACACACCGTCTGCCGAAAGGTGACGATGACCTGGGCCGACAGTGGCTACAGCGGCACGCTGGTCGACTTCGCCGCCGCACTCGGCGTCACCGTCACGATCGTCGCGAAACTCGCCGGACAGTTCGGCTTCCACGTTCTACCCCGGCGCTGGGTGGTGGAACGGACTCTGTCCTGGATCAGCCGATGCCGACGCACCGTACGTGACTACGAACGCCTACCCGAACATCACGCCGCGATCGTGCAATGGTCAATGATCATCATCATGAGCCGCCGCCTGGCACGCCATCACCGACCCTGA
- a CDS encoding thiamine pyrophosphate-dependent enzyme, translating to MSKTAAIRAVIEATPDVPVLYTTGYACRIAHSIRDSDNHFYMTGSMGLIASIGAGVARETGVATVVVDGDGSILMNPVGMIVAGADPTLPLVHIVLDDRRYDSTGGQEVPSARLDLPVLARGSGYGSVHTVGSAAALGDVLGKVLTDCRSPVFIRCVIDEPDEPVPGRIGRDLRSHAGRFGAYLRRFG from the coding sequence ATGAGCAAGACCGCCGCGATCCGGGCGGTCATCGAAGCGACCCCCGATGTGCCTGTTCTCTACACCACCGGCTACGCATGCCGGATCGCCCACAGCATCCGCGACTCCGACAACCACTTCTACATGACCGGGTCGATGGGGCTCATCGCTTCCATCGGTGCCGGCGTGGCACGGGAGACGGGCGTCGCCACGGTCGTCGTGGACGGGGACGGCAGCATCCTGATGAATCCCGTCGGCATGATCGTCGCGGGTGCGGATCCGACGCTGCCGCTGGTGCACATCGTGCTGGATGACCGCCGGTACGACTCGACCGGTGGCCAGGAGGTGCCGTCGGCGCGTCTCGACCTCCCGGTCCTGGCCCGGGGATCCGGCTACGGATCAGTGCACACCGTCGGGTCGGCCGCAGCACTCGGCGACGTCCTGGGCAAGGTGCTCACCGACTGCCGGAGCCCCGTCTTCATCCGATGCGTCATCGATGAGCCGGACGAACCGGTTCCCGGTCGGATCGGTCGTGACCTGCGCAGCCACGCCGGCCGGTTCGGGGCGTACCTCCGCCGTTTCGGCTGA
- a CDS encoding thiamine pyrophosphate-binding protein yields the protein MSTLTTSALSLPAQLRNELREQGFGPHFGTPCGVLAPLYEAMDGGDGVTTIPREDNAVGVAAGAALSGRSPIVLMQNSGFGQSVNAIASLVVPYGIPILFIVSMRGVAPDDTAENEGMGTLTEPICRLLGLPTVHLDSAADAAAVAASLAEQVIVRREPAVLLVAPDAFGWRA from the coding sequence ATGTCGACTCTTACCACATCAGCGCTGAGCCTCCCGGCTCAACTTCGCAACGAGTTGCGAGAACAGGGTTTCGGGCCCCACTTCGGCACGCCGTGCGGAGTGCTCGCTCCGCTGTACGAGGCCATGGACGGCGGCGACGGGGTGACGACGATCCCCCGGGAGGACAACGCGGTCGGCGTCGCTGCCGGAGCCGCATTGAGCGGCCGGTCTCCGATCGTGCTGATGCAGAACTCCGGATTCGGTCAGTCGGTCAACGCCATCGCCTCACTGGTCGTCCCGTACGGAATCCCGATCCTGTTCATTGTCAGCATGCGGGGCGTGGCCCCGGACGATACCGCCGAGAACGAGGGCATGGGCACGCTCACCGAACCGATCTGCCGTCTCCTGGGTCTTCCGACCGTCCACCTCGACTCGGCCGCCGACGCCGCGGCGGTCGCCGCGTCCCTCGCCGAACAAGTGATCGTGCGCCGGGAACCAGCGGTGCTGCTCGTCGCGCCGGACGCCTTCGGGTGGCGGGCATGA